One region of Citrus sinensis cultivar Valencia sweet orange chromosome 6, DVS_A1.0, whole genome shotgun sequence genomic DNA includes:
- the LOC102616308 gene encoding dehydration-responsive element-binding protein 1D-like has product MDNTAQKSSTAQKRKAGRKKFQETRHPVYKGVRRRNGKWVCELREPNKKSRIWLGTFASPDKAARAYDAAALALRGNSASLNFPEVAGALRRAKSDDVRDIQCAAMEAAEKLSSPSSSKPCMESNSENVQDSRREFVDEEEVFNMPGIIDGMAEALILTPPAMKSGFKWDDLDETVEFTLWSD; this is encoded by the coding sequence ATGGATAACACAGCTCAAAAAAGTTCCACGGCGCAGAAGCGAAAGGCCGGCCGGAAGAAGTTCCAAGAAACCCGCCACCCGGTGTACAAAGGCGTGCGGCGGCGGAATGGGAAGTGGGTGTGTGAGCTGCGAGAGCCGAACAAGAAGTCTCGAATATGGCTGGGGACTTTTGCGAGCCCTGACAAGGCGGCTAGGGCTTATGATGCCGCAGCCTTGGCTTTACGAGGAAACTCTGCTTCGCTGAATTTCCCTGAGGTTGCAGGTGCTTTGCGACGTGCTAAGTCGGACGATGTTAGGGATATACAGTGTGCTGCAATGGAGGCTGCTGAGAAACTTTCGTCTCCATCTTCTTCGAAGCCATGCATGGAGAGTAATTCGGAGAACGTTCAGGATTCAAGAAGAGAGTTTGTGGATGAGGAAGAGGTGTTCAATATGCCTGGAATTATTGATGGTATGGCTGAAGCTTTGATCCTCACACCGCCAGCTATGAAAAGTGGGTTTAAATGGGACGATTTGGATGAGACTGTGGAGTTTACTTTGTGGAGTGACTAA
- the LOC102615824 gene encoding uncharacterized protein LOC102615824 isoform X1, with protein sequence MMAQKQQHLHELLKEDQEPFQLKNYIADRRCQLKGASAVASSQKTQIQVKKRKPISQTTKFPSSFCKNVCFFSFHDSPADPRKSPLFEFPSPAKGAKSPCRSPNKIFLQVPARTAALLLEAALRVQKQSSKQKTQNKKNAFGLFGSLRRKLTNRNIIRKRGEGSGSGVKVSVKDILRWDSSVGRTKASNDQKMEDKSSFEIIASEMRLSRSCSTGVWSESDEDNNSLDLDLETSCSSHSNDFEEHEIESADFASCDEKRLSESPFRFVLQTSPSPGRRTPDFTSPEPSPIRHKKEEQENHEIEIIKKFQGEAEDEEEEKEQCSPVSVLDPPFEDDDEGHGDEVEDVYDLECSYAIVQRAKKQLLHKLRRFEKLAELDPIELEKRILEQEQDYNENDTYDLEQEEEFENYEPASPDGEKEVDEFVKEVLSKINFYHVRRIPEDMKRLVVDLIAEEEQEQSWSNDKEAVVKRVCRRLESWKEVESNTIDMMVEHDLRREHDGWRRRQELVGDTALEIEFGIFGLLMEELSEELVV encoded by the exons ATGATGGCGCAAAAGCAGCAGCACTTGCACGAGCTACTGAAGGAAGATCAAGAACCATTTCAGCTGAAGAACTACATTGCTGACAGGCGTTGCCAGCTGAAAGGAGCATCAGCAGTTGCATCCTCACAGAAAACACAAATACAAGTCAAGAAGCGGAAACCCATTTCACAGACCACAAAGTTTCCATCAAGCTTTTGCAAAAACGTTTGCTTTTTCTCGTTCCATGACTCACCTGCGGACCCAAGAAAATCTCCACTCTTTGAATTCCCGTCTCCAGCTAAGGGTGCTAAAAGCCCTTGCAGGAGTCCAAATAAAATCTTTCTTCAAGTCCCTGCAAGAACTGCAGCTTTGCTTCTTGAAGCTGCGCTTAGGGTTCAGAAACAATCTTCAAAGCAAAAAACccagaacaaaaaaaatgctttTGGTTTGTTTGGTTCCCTTAGGAGGAAGCTCACTAATAGAAACATAATTAGAAAGCGTGGAGAGGGTAGTGGTAGCGGAGTTAAGGTCTCGGTGAAGGATATTTTGAGGTGGGATTCTTCTGTTGGTCGTACAAAAGCTTCTAATGATCAAAAAATGGAGGACAAAAGTTCTTTTGAGATAATTGCTTCTGAGATGAGACTTTCTCGTTCTTGCAGTACTGGTGTTTGGTCTGAAAGCGATGAAGACAACAATTCTTTAGATTTGGATTTAGAGACTTCATGCAGTAGCCATTCTAATGATTTCGAAGAGCACGAGATTGAAAGCGCAGATTTTGCTTCTTGCGATGAGAAGCGCTTATCTGAAAGCCCTTTTCGTTTTGTGCTTCAAACAAGCCCTTCCCCTGGTCGACGGACGCCGGATTTCACATCGCCGGAACCCTCCCCGATTCGCCACAAAAAAGag GAGCAGGAGAATCATGAGATAGAGATCATAAAGAAATTCCAAGGTGAAGCTGAGGATGAAGAAGAGGAGAAGGAACAATGCAGTCCTGTATCAGTATTGGACCCTCCATTCGAGGACGATGACGAAGGACACGGCGATGAAGTCGAGGACGTGTATGATCTTGAATGCAGCTATGCAATTGTACAAA GAGCAAAGAAGCAATTATTGCACAAGCTCCGGAGATTTGAAAAACTGGCAGAGTTGGATCCtattgaacttgagaaaagaATTTTGGAACAAGAACAAGATTATAATGAGAATGACACTTATGACCTAGAGCAAGAAGAAGAGTTTGAGAATTATGAGCCAGCTTCACCAGACGGAGAAAAGGAAGTTGATGAATTTGTTAAAGAAGTGTTGAgcaaaataaacttttatcaCGTACGGCGAATCCCTGAAGACATGAAGAGGCTGGTCGTGGATCTAATAGCGGAGGAGGAGCAAGAGCAGAGCTGGTCTAACGACAAAGAGGCGGTGGTGAAAAGGGTGTGTAGGAGATTGGAGTCATGGAAAGAGGTGGAATCAAATACCATTGACATGATGGTGGAACATGACCTTAGAAGAGAACATGATGGGTGGAGAAGACGTCAAGAGCTGGTGGGAGACACGGCATTAGAAATCGAATTTGGTATCTTTGGATTATTGATGGAGGAATTATCAGAGGAACTAGTTGTTTAA
- the LOC102615824 gene encoding uncharacterized protein LOC102615824 isoform X2, translated as MMAQKQQHLHELLKEDQEPFQLKNYIADRRCQLKGASAVASSQKTQIQVKKRKPISQTTKFPSSFCKNVCFFSFHDSPADPRKSPLFEFPSPAKGAKSPCRSPNKIFLQVPARTAALLLEAALRVQKQSSKQKTQNKKNAFGLFGSLRRKLTNRNIIRKRGEGSGSGVKVSVKDILSTGVWSESDEDNNSLDLDLETSCSSHSNDFEEHEIESADFASCDEKRLSESPFRFVLQTSPSPGRRTPDFTSPEPSPIRHKKEEQENHEIEIIKKFQGEAEDEEEEKEQCSPVSVLDPPFEDDDEGHGDEVEDVYDLECSYAIVQRAKKQLLHKLRRFEKLAELDPIELEKRILEQEQDYNENDTYDLEQEEEFENYEPASPDGEKEVDEFVKEVLSKINFYHVRRIPEDMKRLVVDLIAEEEQEQSWSNDKEAVVKRVCRRLESWKEVESNTIDMMVEHDLRREHDGWRRRQELVGDTALEIEFGIFGLLMEELSEELVV; from the exons ATGATGGCGCAAAAGCAGCAGCACTTGCACGAGCTACTGAAGGAAGATCAAGAACCATTTCAGCTGAAGAACTACATTGCTGACAGGCGTTGCCAGCTGAAAGGAGCATCAGCAGTTGCATCCTCACAGAAAACACAAATACAAGTCAAGAAGCGGAAACCCATTTCACAGACCACAAAGTTTCCATCAAGCTTTTGCAAAAACGTTTGCTTTTTCTCGTTCCATGACTCACCTGCGGACCCAAGAAAATCTCCACTCTTTGAATTCCCGTCTCCAGCTAAGGGTGCTAAAAGCCCTTGCAGGAGTCCAAATAAAATCTTTCTTCAAGTCCCTGCAAGAACTGCAGCTTTGCTTCTTGAAGCTGCGCTTAGGGTTCAGAAACAATCTTCAAAGCAAAAAACccagaacaaaaaaaatgctttTGGTTTGTTTGGTTCCCTTAGGAGGAAGCTCACTAATAGAAACATAATTAGAAAGCGTGGAGAGGGTAGTGGTAGCGGAGTTAAGGTCTCGGTGAAGGATATTTTGAG TACTGGTGTTTGGTCTGAAAGCGATGAAGACAACAATTCTTTAGATTTGGATTTAGAGACTTCATGCAGTAGCCATTCTAATGATTTCGAAGAGCACGAGATTGAAAGCGCAGATTTTGCTTCTTGCGATGAGAAGCGCTTATCTGAAAGCCCTTTTCGTTTTGTGCTTCAAACAAGCCCTTCCCCTGGTCGACGGACGCCGGATTTCACATCGCCGGAACCCTCCCCGATTCGCCACAAAAAAGag GAGCAGGAGAATCATGAGATAGAGATCATAAAGAAATTCCAAGGTGAAGCTGAGGATGAAGAAGAGGAGAAGGAACAATGCAGTCCTGTATCAGTATTGGACCCTCCATTCGAGGACGATGACGAAGGACACGGCGATGAAGTCGAGGACGTGTATGATCTTGAATGCAGCTATGCAATTGTACAAA GAGCAAAGAAGCAATTATTGCACAAGCTCCGGAGATTTGAAAAACTGGCAGAGTTGGATCCtattgaacttgagaaaagaATTTTGGAACAAGAACAAGATTATAATGAGAATGACACTTATGACCTAGAGCAAGAAGAAGAGTTTGAGAATTATGAGCCAGCTTCACCAGACGGAGAAAAGGAAGTTGATGAATTTGTTAAAGAAGTGTTGAgcaaaataaacttttatcaCGTACGGCGAATCCCTGAAGACATGAAGAGGCTGGTCGTGGATCTAATAGCGGAGGAGGAGCAAGAGCAGAGCTGGTCTAACGACAAAGAGGCGGTGGTGAAAAGGGTGTGTAGGAGATTGGAGTCATGGAAAGAGGTGGAATCAAATACCATTGACATGATGGTGGAACATGACCTTAGAAGAGAACATGATGGGTGGAGAAGACGTCAAGAGCTGGTGGGAGACACGGCATTAGAAATCGAATTTGGTATCTTTGGATTATTGATGGAGGAATTATCAGAGGAACTAGTTGTTTAA